A window from Deinococcus grandis encodes these proteins:
- a CDS encoding helix-turn-helix domain-containing protein, whose protein sequence is MKVLSPENLVAKRLGAKYAKRAPAARAARINRKTLIGLEQGDIKEPSHRVLSGLARAYKCSIDDFFTEVAESTPAA, encoded by the coding sequence ATGAAGGTTCTGTCCCCTGAAAATCTGGTCGCCAAGCGACTGGGGGCGAAGTACGCCAAACGCGCGCCCGCAGCGCGTGCAGCGCGCATCAACCGCAAAACCTTGATCGGCCTGGAACAGGGCGACATCAAGGAACCCAGCCACCGCGTCCTCAGCGGGCTCGCCCGCGCCTACAAGTGCAGCATCGACGATTTCTTCACCGAGGTCGCCGAGTCCACCCCCGCCGCCTGA
- a CDS encoding site-specific integrase, with protein sequence MSGLELMAYNLELQGRADRVGSQEPDTLRKDALRAARDMDVPGLWAITEAFLVLRGGRGARVSLRTLDSYETGLRFLADWAAGAGMSFVRPKPNDGYRYVRHLEAKGLAPSTVRVRLAAARAVFAALRWAGATDAAPFTDVRAASDPVPAWEKRKPYPDRDVQALLDHADEQERVMVLLGADCGLRVTEMTSLLRADVRTGGDRPYLTVTGKRQKRQQVPLSRRSEAALLAWIGMTPSYGPHVLTLRSGRAVEQRVLQLCERAGIPYQGREVHGLRHTAGTRMYRETKDVLAVRDHLRHASITTSETYVNYAREGEKALNRDW encoded by the coding sequence ATGAGTGGCCTGGAGTTGATGGCGTACAACCTGGAATTGCAGGGCCGCGCGGACCGGGTGGGCAGCCAGGAGCCGGACACCCTCAGGAAGGACGCGCTGCGCGCCGCGCGGGACATGGACGTACCAGGCCTCTGGGCGATCACGGAAGCGTTCCTGGTGCTGCGCGGCGGCCGGGGTGCACGCGTCAGCCTGCGCACCCTGGACAGCTACGAGACCGGCCTGCGCTTCCTCGCGGACTGGGCAGCCGGGGCGGGCATGAGTTTCGTCCGGCCCAAACCGAACGACGGGTACCGGTACGTGCGGCACCTCGAAGCGAAAGGACTCGCGCCGAGCACCGTCCGCGTCCGGCTGGCCGCCGCGCGGGCCGTGTTCGCCGCGCTGCGCTGGGCAGGCGCGACCGACGCGGCCCCGTTCACGGACGTCCGCGCCGCGAGCGACCCGGTGCCCGCCTGGGAGAAACGCAAACCCTACCCGGACCGGGACGTGCAGGCGCTGCTCGATCACGCGGACGAGCAGGAACGGGTCATGGTGCTGCTCGGCGCCGACTGCGGCCTGCGCGTCACGGAAATGACGAGCCTGCTGCGCGCGGACGTCCGCACGGGCGGGGACCGGCCGTACCTGACGGTGACCGGCAAACGACAGAAGCGGCAGCAGGTGCCGCTCTCACGCCGCTCGGAAGCCGCGCTGCTCGCCTGGATCGGCATGACGCCGTCCTACGGCCCGCACGTCCTCACGCTCCGCAGTGGCCGCGCCGTCGAGCAGCGCGTCCTGCAGCTGTGCGAACGCGCAGGCATCCCGTACCAGGGACGCGAAGTGCACGGCCTGCGGCACACCGCCGGCACCCGCATGTACCGCGAAACGAAGGACGTCCTGGCAGTCCGGGACCACCTGCGGCACGCGAGCATCACGACCAGCGAAACGTACGTGAACTACGCCCGCGAAGGCGAGAAAGCCCTGAACCGCGACTGGTAG